One genomic window of Bacillus sp. S3 includes the following:
- a CDS encoding IS110 family transposase, with amino-acid sequence MNYNQNKKIAQITSQTLIIGVDIAKFKHVARAQDFRGIEFGAPCQFENTKEGFEHFLQWISEIKKEQSMDKVMVGMEPTGHYWFNLAHILKENGIKFVAVNPLHVKKSKELDDNSPTKNDVKDAKVIAQLVKDGRYAEPTLPQGVYAELRVAKKIRDLLTEDLQTVQGQVHNWIDRYFPEFLKVFKKWEGKAALQFLKLYALPHEIVNFTEHELLSHLRKSVTRSVGLSKIRELKQAASKSIGLRQGSEMAKLELETILAKYELIQLKFEELDAKIEGLLDEIPGVPQMLAIKGVGRDTIAGFFAEVGDLSDYTHPRQIIKLAGLSLKENTSGKHKGKTTITKRGRKKLRALLFRVCMILVAKNSAFKALHAYYTQRPDNPLKKMQSLIALCNKLIRILFSIGKKQFDFNEEKMLKDIPHLAVTEKTEMAA; translated from the coding sequence ATGAATTATAACCAGAATAAGAAGATTGCTCAAATAACTTCTCAAACACTTATTATAGGAGTCGATATTGCTAAATTCAAGCATGTGGCACGTGCTCAGGATTTTAGAGGAATAGAGTTTGGAGCTCCTTGTCAATTTGAAAATACAAAAGAAGGTTTTGAGCATTTTCTTCAATGGATATCAGAAATTAAAAAAGAACAGAGTATGGATAAAGTAATGGTTGGCATGGAACCAACAGGCCACTATTGGTTTAACCTGGCCCATATTTTAAAAGAAAACGGGATTAAATTTGTCGCTGTAAACCCCTTGCATGTCAAGAAAAGCAAGGAGTTGGATGATAACTCACCTACCAAGAATGATGTGAAAGACGCCAAAGTCATAGCCCAGCTGGTCAAGGACGGAAGATACGCCGAACCTACGTTACCACAAGGAGTTTATGCAGAACTCCGTGTGGCAAAGAAAATACGCGATCTTTTAACTGAAGACCTTCAAACGGTCCAAGGCCAGGTACACAACTGGATTGACCGATACTTTCCAGAATTCCTGAAGGTGTTTAAAAAGTGGGAGGGCAAGGCAGCTTTACAATTCTTAAAGCTCTATGCCTTACCACATGAAATAGTTAATTTCACCGAACATGAACTGCTCTCCCATTTAAGAAAATCCGTAACTCGGAGTGTGGGATTAAGCAAGATTCGGGAGTTAAAGCAGGCAGCCAGCAAGTCCATCGGACTTCGACAAGGCTCCGAAATGGCTAAATTAGAGCTAGAGACCATCCTGGCCAAATATGAATTAATCCAGTTAAAATTCGAAGAATTGGATGCAAAAATAGAAGGTCTGCTTGATGAAATACCAGGTGTACCACAAATGTTAGCTATAAAAGGTGTGGGCAGGGATACAATTGCCGGCTTCTTTGCGGAAGTGGGTGATCTAAGTGATTATACTCATCCTCGGCAAATTATTAAGCTTGCCGGCTTAAGCTTAAAAGAAAATACATCCGGTAAGCACAAAGGAAAAACGACCATCACAAAAAGAGGACGGAAGAAACTGAGGGCGCTTTTATTCAGGGTTTGTATGATTCTCGTCGCGAAGAATTCCGCATTTAAGGCATTGCATGCTTACTATACTCAACGTCCGGATAATCCATTAAAGAAGATGCAGTCTCTAATCGCTTTATGTAATAAACTGATTCGAATTTTATTTAGTATAGGTAAAAAGCAATTTGATTTTAATGAAGAAAAGATGTTAAAGGACATCCCTCATTTGGCAGTAACAGAGAAGACTGAAATGGCAGCTTAA
- a CDS encoding PrgI family mobile element protein, with the protein MRKETVPIDMASEQKTILGFISRRQLIYIIAGGSILYAMVPVVFNLFPNFIVGAIASIIVVLPILFVVLIFGFWKKNKLHLNYDHFFLIKLGYKKQIGIWRKGSKPKDWMVNK; encoded by the coding sequence TTGAGGAAAGAAACAGTTCCTATTGATATGGCATCAGAGCAAAAAACAATCTTAGGGTTTATTTCCAGAAGGCAGCTTATATACATCATTGCTGGCGGGTCAATCCTGTACGCTATGGTCCCGGTTGTTTTCAATCTATTTCCTAATTTCATAGTTGGCGCAATCGCAAGTATTATTGTAGTTTTACCTATTTTATTCGTAGTTTTGATATTTGGCTTTTGGAAAAAAAACAAACTTCATCTTAATTATGATCACTTCTTTTTGATTAAGTTGGGATATAAAAAACAAATCGGCATTTGGCGAAAGGGAAGCAAACCTAAAGACTGGATGGTGAATAAATAA